CGGCGACCTTCTCCGCCACGCGCCGCAGCTCGTCGACCGCGCTCGGGTGGGCGGAGTAGGACAGCTTCGTCACGGCCTTGCCGTGGTCGTGCTCGCGGACGGTGCCGACGAACAGGGTCGTCCCGCCCGCCGCGTGGGACCCCACAGCAGCGAACACCTCGTCGACGGAGAGCGGTGTGTCGCGAATGTCCAGCAACCGAATCACGGTCAAAGCCTACGCTTCTTGCGCACCTGCCTGACGATCGCGGCGGTGCCGATGACGGCGACGGTCGCGCCGGCGGCGGTGAGGGTGGCCTCCTTGACCGGCAGGCGCCTGCCGACCACGGTCGTCCTGTTCTCGCGGAGCTCGAGCAGCTGCTCGAGGGCGGCCTCGTTGCTCCACGCGGGCTTCCACCCCGCCTCGCGCAGGTTCGCGCAGTCGACCACCCACGGGTAGACGACGTAGTGGAGGTCCGTGGCGGGCGCGGGAGTGATGCCGAGCCGGTGCAGGCGCTGCGCCGTACCGAAGGTGAGGCCGGCGGGCAGCTCGAAGCCGCGGATCCCGGACAGCTCCTCCACCTGCTCCTGCTCCAGCCAGCCCTCCGAGCCGACCGCCACCACGCCGGTGACCACGCCCCTGGCGGCCAGCTCCAGCGCCGAGAGCAGGTCGTCGACGTGGCAGAACTGCCAGCGCGGCGAGCAGCCCTTCACCGTCAGCAGCCGCGGCGACTCGAAGTGCCTGGTGATGACGGTGTCGATGCCGGGCCCGACGATCGCGGCCGGCCGTACGACGGTGACCTCGAGCCCCGGGTGGCTGCGTGAGGCCCTGCGGACCAGCGCCTCGATCTCCAGGTAGTCGCCCACGACGCCGGTGTCGGGCTCGGCCGCGACCGCGGAGTCCTCGGCGAGGGGGACGTCGTTGTCGGGCGCCGCGCCGTACACCATGGCGCTGGTGACCAGGACCACGCGCCGCACGCGCGCCGCGGCGCTGGCGGTCAGCACCGTCTGGGCCGCGCGCAGGTTGTAGGCGCGCCGCTCGGCCGGGTCGGAGTCGAGGGCGTAGTCACCGGCGAGGTGGACCAGGACGTCGATGTCGGAGATACGGTTCGCCAAGAGCGGATCTCGCACGTCGATCACTCGCCAGGTGACGTCCTGGACGTCACCGCGCTGCTCGTCGATGGCCACCACCCTGCGGAAATCCGCGTTGGTGGCGAGCTTCACGACGAGCTCGCGGCCGATGCCTGAGGACGCGCCGGTGACGGCGACGACTGGTTGGCGCGGGCGTTTCGAGGTAGGCACCAGGTCCTCACTTTGCACTGATCCGCCGTAGGACGACTAACGTGGCGGATGTGGACTCCTCCATCCTGCACGAGGTAGAGCGGTGACTGACCTGCCAGGTCGCGAAAACGACCCCAACGACAACCCGTTCGCCATGTTCGGCAATCCTGAGCAGATGGCTCAGGCGATGCGGCAGTTCGCCGACATGCTGTCGGCGCCGCAGGGCTCAGGCCCTGTCAACTGGGACATGGCCAAGAACATCGCCCGCCACGCGGTGGTCGCCGAGGGCGATCCCAGCGTGATGGAGGGCGAACGCCGCCAGATCGTCGACGCGCTCGAGCTCGCCGACCTCTGGCTCAATGAGGCGACCGCGCTGCCGAGCGGGGTGACCAACCCGCGGGCGTGGAGCCGTTCGGAGTGGATCGAGAACACGGTCCCCGTCTGGCGCAAGCTGTGCGAGCCGATCGCCGAGCGCATGGTCGAGACCATGGGCGGTGCCATCGGCGGCGGCAACTTGCCGCCCGAGGCGCAGCAGATGGCCGCCCAGCTCGGCCCGCTCATGGGCATGATGAAGCAGATGGGCGGCATGATGGTCGGCCAGCAGATCGGCCAGGCCCTCGGCTCGCTCGCCCGCGAGGTAGTCGGCACCACCGACATCGGCCTGCCCCTGTCCGACACCGCGGCGCTGCTGCCGGGCGGCGTGGCCGCCTTCAGCGACGGGCTCGAGCTGCCCGCCGAGGAGATCAGGCTCTATCTGGCGCTGCGCGAGGCCGCGCACCACCGGCTGTTCCAGCACGTCCCGTGGCTGCGCGGGCACCTGCTCGGCGCGGTCGAGGAGTACGCCAAGGGCATCACGGTCGACACCTCCGCGCTGGAGGAGCAGATCCGCGGCCTCGACATCAGCAACCCCGAGGCGATCCAGGAGGCGCTGAGCGGCGGCGGCCTGCTCAAGCCCGAGGAGACCGAGCGGCAGAAGGCCGCCCTGGCCCGCCTCGAGACCATGCTGGCACTGGTCGAGGGCTGGGTCGGCACCGTGGTCGACGCCGCGGCCGACGGCAAGCTGCCCTCCGCGGGAGCGCTGGCCGAGACCGTACGGCGGCGCCGGGCGACCGGCGGCCCCGCGGAGACGACCTTCGGCACGCTGGTCGGCCTGGAGCTGCGGCCCAGGAGGCTACGCGAGGCCGCGGCGCTGTGGCAGGCGCTGGAGGCCGACCGCGGGATCGACGGCCGCGACGCGGTCTGGGGCCACCCCGACCTGATGCCGACGGCCGACGACCTCGACGCCCCCGACACCTTCGTCAAGGGCGACACGGCGTGGGACATCTCCAAGCTCGAGGGCGGCGAGGATTGACCCTGCACCGCGACGCGGTAGCCGTCCTGGCCGGATGGGCGGCGCCCACCGCGGAGGAGGCGGAGCTGCGTGAGGAGTTCCTTCAGCACCTGCGCACGCACCCCGACGCCATGAAGCGCTCGTGCGCGCCCGGTCACCTCACGGCCACCACCGCCGTGCTCTCGCACGACGGCGCCCAGGTGCTGCTGACGCTGCACCCGAAGGCGGGCATGTGGCTGCCGATGGGCGGCCACTGCGAGCAGTCCGACGGCTCGCTGGCCGGCGTCGCGCTGCGCGAGGCCACCGAGGAGTCGGGGATCTCCGGCCTCAGGCTGCTGCCGGGACCGCTCGCGCTCGACCGGCACAAGGTCTGGTGCCACCCGCCGCACAGCTGGCACCTCGACGTGGAGTACGCGGCCGTCGCGCCCGCCGGCGCGGAGGCCGTCATGAGCGACGAGTCGCTCGACCTGCGCTGGTTCCCCGTCGACGAGATTCCCGAGCTCTCGGACGAGGCCACCAGACTGCTGGCCCGCAGGGGTCGCGAGGTTCTTGCCTCGGGTTCACGCTCGCTTGGCTAGAGTCCCCTTTCGAGGGGGATATGTGGACACGGTCGGTGGCACCATCGTGACGCCCGAGCGGCGCAGGTTCCCGGTCAAGACGCTCGCCTGGATGGCCGTCTCGCCCTTCGCCGTGTGGGCGGCGGCCAGAGTCGGCGGCCTCGAACGCGGCTCGCTCACCACACAGCTCATGACGGCCACGCCGTACGCGGCCGCGGGTTCCCTGATCCCGCTCCTGGTCGCCCTGGCCGCGCGCAACCGCGCGGCCGCCGCGGTGGCCCTGGTCACGAGCGCCGCCCTGGGCTTCAGCGTGCTCCCCCGAGCCTTCGGTACGGCGGACGCCGCCGGGGGCAGGCCGCTCAAGGTGCTCACGATCAACATGCTGTTCGGCAGGGCCGACACCGACTCGATCATTGAGCTGGTCAGGCGGCTCAACCCCGACGTGCTCTCGACGCAGGAGCTCACCCCCGACGCCGTCGAACGCCTCGACGCCGCCGGGCTGAAAGACCTGATGCCCCACAGGGTGCTGGAGGACGAGTACACCGCGGGCGGCAGCGGCCTCTACGCCAAGCATCCCCTGACGGCGCTGTGGAACATGGTGCCGGCGACGGGGCACAAGATGCCCGCGGCGACGCTGGCGCTGCCCGGCGGCCGGCCGATCCAGATCGTGGACGTGCATCCCTTTCCGCCGCTCGGCCCCCATGTCCACGATTGGAACGCGGCACTGCGGGCGCTGCCGCCGGCGTCGGCCCCTGCCGATCCCGTGCGGGTGCTGGCGGGTGACTTCAACGCGAGCCTCGACCACGCGGCGCTGCGCGGGCTGCTCGCACGCGGCTACAAGGACGCGGCCGACGAGGTGGGCCAGGGACTGGTCCCGACATGGCCGGCCAACAAGCGGATTCCGCCGATCATCACGATCGACCATGTGCTGGTCGACTCGCGGGCGGGGGTGCGTGAGGTCAGCGTGCACACCGTGCCCGGCACCGATCACCGGGCGGTCTTCGCCAGCCTCACCGTGCCGTAGCCCCCAGCAGCGCCCTGGTGTTCTCCCAGCCCTCCAGGCCGGGGTCGAGGCGGTTGAGGTCGCCGGAGGTGCGCACCCGGTGCCAGCCCGGCGTCGTGGCGACCAGACGGCGGCCGGGGGCCTGCGCGCGCAGCTCCTTCACCGGGTCTTCGGCGTCGAGGTCGGGGGCGGCCCAGCCGGGGAAGGGCAGCTTCGCCGCCATGGCGACCGCGCCGCCGTCCTCGGCGGGACAGACCGTCAGCTCGGCCCTGCCGAGTTCGCGGAAGAGCTTTCCGATCAGGAGCGGTGGGAGATCGGGAGCGTCCCCGCTCACTATCGCCGCTTGATCGGCATTAATCGCCGCGAAGATGTCCTTCAACGGCTGATCCTCATTAATCGCGATAATGTCCGTGCCGGGCCACAAGAGGTGATCCAAATCGGGAACGCTGGTGGCGAGGACGGGCGTGACGAGTTCGAGGCCCGCGACCATCTCATAGGTGTCCTCGACTATGGCTTCGAGGAACTCACGTGGATCGCCTGGAGCGGCATTCGCCATGCTTTGCCGTACCAGAACCGCGACAACCCGGGTCAACACTCCTCCGGAGGGTTGCTGGCCGCGGCGGAGAATCCCTCGAGGTAGCCGCGCGCCCGGTCCGCCTTGGGATACTGTTCGACCAGCGCCCAGAAATCAGGGCCATGGCTCGGCACCAGCAGGTGCACGAGCTCGTGAATGATGACGTAGTTGATGACCCACTCGGGGAGCCCCTTGAGGCGGGTCGAGATTCTGATCGTGCCGCTGTCGGGAGTGCACGACCCCCATCTGTGCTGCTGGTTGTCGACCCAGCGGACACTGACCGGCTGGGGCTTGCCGTCGAGGTATTTCGCCGACAACTCGTTGGCCCGTTCGAGCAGGCCTTCGTCGGTCGGGCGCCTCCGCTGCTCCTTGGCTGCCAGCCGATCGAGCATCCGGCTCACCCATTCATCCGCGTCCTCGCCGCTCAGCCATGCGGGCAGGAGCACGATCGTCTTGTCGCCGTCGCGGTACGCGGAGACCGTACGCCGGCGACGAGAACTTCGACGAACCTCGACTCTCTCGGGGGGCACATATGCACGTTAGCCGACACTGACGGAATTCCACAGGGGGTGAGCCCCTGTTTTCGCTGGTCAGCATGATTAAGACCCGGTGAATTTGGGCACTCGCCTTTCCCGATGCGCAGTGAGGCCCTCAAGCATGTCCTTCGAGGTCATCGTCACCGGCTGGGCCAGCGACTCCCATTTGAGCGCTTCTTCAAGGTCATTGTGTGCGGTCTTGAGCGCGATTTTGGTCAGCCTCGTCGCGATGGGCGCGTTCGCCGCGACGCGTCCGGCGATCTCCAGAGTTTTCTCCAGCAGCTCCTCTCCCGGGTACGAACGGTTGACGAGCCCTTCTCTCGCGGCCTCCGCTCCGCTGATCGTGCGGCCGGT
This window of the Nonomuraea africana genome carries:
- a CDS encoding NAD-dependent epimerase/dehydratase family protein translates to MVPTSKRPRQPVVAVTGASSGIGRELVVKLATNADFRRVVAIDEQRGDVQDVTWRVIDVRDPLLANRISDIDVLVHLAGDYALDSDPAERRAYNLRAAQTVLTASAAARVRRVVLVTSAMVYGAAPDNDVPLAEDSAVAAEPDTGVVGDYLEIEALVRRASRSHPGLEVTVVRPAAIVGPGIDTVITRHFESPRLLTVKGCSPRWQFCHVDDLLSALELAARGVVTGVVAVGSEGWLEQEQVEELSGIRGFELPAGLTFGTAQRLHRLGITPAPATDLHYVVYPWVVDCANLREAGWKPAWSNEAALEQLLELRENRTTVVGRRLPVKEATLTAAGATVAVIGTAAIVRQVRKKRRL
- a CDS encoding zinc-dependent metalloprotease encodes the protein MTDLPGRENDPNDNPFAMFGNPEQMAQAMRQFADMLSAPQGSGPVNWDMAKNIARHAVVAEGDPSVMEGERRQIVDALELADLWLNEATALPSGVTNPRAWSRSEWIENTVPVWRKLCEPIAERMVETMGGAIGGGNLPPEAQQMAAQLGPLMGMMKQMGGMMVGQQIGQALGSLAREVVGTTDIGLPLSDTAALLPGGVAAFSDGLELPAEEIRLYLALREAAHHRLFQHVPWLRGHLLGAVEEYAKGITVDTSALEEQIRGLDISNPEAIQEALSGGGLLKPEETERQKAALARLETMLALVEGWVGTVVDAAADGKLPSAGALAETVRRRRATGGPAETTFGTLVGLELRPRRLREAAALWQALEADRGIDGRDAVWGHPDLMPTADDLDAPDTFVKGDTAWDISKLEGGED
- a CDS encoding NUDIX hydrolase codes for the protein MTLHRDAVAVLAGWAAPTAEEAELREEFLQHLRTHPDAMKRSCAPGHLTATTAVLSHDGAQVLLTLHPKAGMWLPMGGHCEQSDGSLAGVALREATEESGISGLRLLPGPLALDRHKVWCHPPHSWHLDVEYAAVAPAGAEAVMSDESLDLRWFPVDEIPELSDEATRLLARRGREVLASGSRSLG
- a CDS encoding endonuclease/exonuclease/phosphatase family protein, producing MDTVGGTIVTPERRRFPVKTLAWMAVSPFAVWAAARVGGLERGSLTTQLMTATPYAAAGSLIPLLVALAARNRAAAAVALVTSAALGFSVLPRAFGTADAAGGRPLKVLTINMLFGRADTDSIIELVRRLNPDVLSTQELTPDAVERLDAAGLKDLMPHRVLEDEYTAGGSGLYAKHPLTALWNMVPATGHKMPAATLALPGGRPIQIVDVHPFPPLGPHVHDWNAALRALPPASAPADPVRVLAGDFNASLDHAALRGLLARGYKDAADEVGQGLVPTWPANKRIPPIITIDHVLVDSRAGVREVSVHTVPGTDHRAVFASLTVP
- a CDS encoding DUF2064 domain-containing protein, translated to MKDIFAAINADQAAIVSGDAPDLPPLLIGKLFRELGRAELTVCPAEDGGAVAMAAKLPFPGWAAPDLDAEDPVKELRAQAPGRRLVATTPGWHRVRTSGDLNRLDPGLEGWENTRALLGATAR
- a CDS encoding M48 family metallopeptidase, with the translated sequence MPPERVEVRRSSRRRRTVSAYRDGDKTIVLLPAWLSGEDADEWVSRMLDRLAAKEQRRRPTDEGLLERANELSAKYLDGKPQPVSVRWVDNQQHRWGSCTPDSGTIRISTRLKGLPEWVINYVIIHELVHLLVPSHGPDFWALVEQYPKADRARGYLEGFSAAASNPPEEC